One window of Catonella massiliensis genomic DNA carries:
- a CDS encoding alpha-L-fucosidase — protein MNQVIKDRTERTKWYNSARFGMFIHWGLYAIPARGEWVRSVYEIPKEEYEPYFDEFYAENYNPKEWARLAKEAGMKYAVLTAKHHDGFCLYDTKLTDFNSVKAPCKRDLVREFLEAFRAEGIKVGLYYSIIDWRHEDFPHYGDMHHPMRNNEKCSNENRNFDRYLEYMFGQIKELLTNYGHLDLMWFDFSYGDMKCDKWKAKELMEMVRSIQPHIIIDNRLEGSAEDAGSIRTLEPTTYSGDFASPEQMIPPEGIRDVAGNPLPWEACITLNNHWGYCSYDKHYKSAKMVIRMLVECVSKGGNLLLNVGPNAKGEIPVESVVILEEVGRWMKQNGRSIYDCGYAELPKPEWGRFTRKGNVLYAHVMEEQAGAICLPNLAGKIEKMRLVKDNSVIDETFYWNLKEFSEHSFFFFSPTAADCYPLPDEIDTVVEIFLREE, from the coding sequence ATGAATCAGGTCATTAAAGATAGGACAGAGCGTACAAAGTGGTACAACAGTGCAAGATTTGGAATGTTTATCCACTGGGGCTTATATGCTATTCCTGCCAGAGGAGAGTGGGTAAGAAGTGTATACGAAATACCTAAAGAAGAGTATGAGCCTTATTTTGATGAATTTTATGCTGAAAACTACAACCCTAAAGAATGGGCAAGGCTTGCCAAAGAAGCCGGAATGAAATATGCAGTCCTCACTGCAAAGCATCACGATGGATTCTGTCTATATGATACTAAGCTTACAGATTTTAATTCTGTGAAAGCGCCTTGTAAAAGGGATCTTGTTAGGGAGTTTTTAGAGGCTTTTAGAGCAGAGGGAATAAAGGTAGGACTCTATTATTCAATAATTGACTGGAGACACGAGGACTTCCCTCATTACGGAGATATGCACCACCCTATGAGGAATAATGAAAAATGCAGTAATGAAAACAGAAACTTTGACCGCTATCTTGAATATATGTTTGGACAGATAAAAGAGCTTCTTACCAACTACGGTCACTTAGACCTTATGTGGTTTGACTTCTCTTACGGAGATATGAAATGCGACAAGTGGAAAGCTAAGGAACTTATGGAAATGGTTCGCTCCATCCAGCCGCATATCATAATCGACAACCGTCTTGAGGGCAGTGCAGAGGATGCAGGCTCAATAAGAACTCTTGAGCCTACTACATACTCAGGCGACTTTGCTTCCCCTGAGCAGATGATACCACCTGAAGGAATCAGAGACGTGGCAGGGAACCCTCTTCCTTGGGAAGCCTGCATAACCCTTAACAACCACTGGGGGTACTGCTCCTATGATAAGCATTATAAATCAGCTAAGATGGTTATAAGAATGCTTGTAGAATGTGTGAGCAAGGGAGGAAACCTCCTCTTAAATGTGGGACCTAATGCAAAGGGTGAGATTCCGGTAGAATCCGTGGTCATACTTGAAGAAGTAGGCAGGTGGATGAAGCAAAACGGAAGAAGTATCTATGACTGTGGGTATGCAGAGCTTCCAAAGCCTGAATGGGGAAGATTTACAAGGAAGGGCAATGTTCTTTATGCCCATGTAATGGAAGAACAGGCAGGAGCAATCTGCCTGCCTAACTTGGCTGGAAAGATAGAGAAGATGCGCCTTGTAAAGGACAATTCCGTTATAGATGAAACCTTTTACTGGAACTTAAAGGAGTTCTCAGAGCATTCATTCTTCTTCTTTTCACCTACTGCTGCGGACTGCTATCCT